In a genomic window of Muntiacus reevesi chromosome 1, mMunRee1.1, whole genome shotgun sequence:
- the CIMIP4 gene encoding ciliary microtubule inner protein 4 has product MELGHRAGITTLTRAHPNNNKEGQQDTDPWRAARSPLDTSKLKYQAPVYPKTSLYQGDSPRSSSLRRASLEEIPPPPPSAVSRGSPWRDSDPESLKKGSFRPSSRESRASLREGAQLCQAPKEDPNSGAQGQSGSSIPNNIRHKFGSNVVDQLVSEEQARKAIGEALEDQKRASSWPSRIQSPTEITSIFSDYYDLGYNMRSNLFQGAPQETKSLMKASYTPEVIEKSVRDLEHWHGRKTDDLGRWHQKNAMNMNLQKALDEKEKSKNKNSK; this is encoded by the exons ATGGAGCTGGGCCACCGAGCAG GTATAACCACTCTGACCAGGGCCCATCCGAACAACAACAAGGAGGGCCAGCAGGACACGGACCCCTGGAGAGCTGCCCGTAGCCCTTTGGATACCTCCAAGCTCAAGTACCAGGCCCCAGTCTACCCAAAGACATCCTTGTACCAAGGAGACAGCCCCCGAAGCAGCTCCCTGAGGCGGGCCTCCCTGGAGGAGATCCCGCCTCCACCACCTTCAGCCGTCAGCCGGGGATCCCCCTGGAGGGACTCAGACCCGGAATCTCTGAAAAAGGGGAGCTTCAGACCCTCCTCGAGGGAGAGCAGGGCTTCCTTACGAGAAGGGGCTCAGCTGTGCCAGGCGCCGAAGGAAGACCCCAACTCGGGGGCCCAGGGCCAGAGCGGCAGCAGCATTCCCAACAACATTCGTCACAAGTTTGGGAGCAACGTGGTGGACCAGCTGGTCTCCGAAGAGCAG GCTCGAAAGgccattggggaagccttggAGGACCAGAAGAGGGCCAGCTCATGGCCCAGCAGGATCCAGAGCCCCACGGAAATTACCTCCATCTTTTCAGACTACTATGATCTGGGCTACAACATGCGGTCAAACTTGTTTCAAG GGGCCCCACAGGAGACCAAGAGCCTCATGAAGGCTTCCTACACCCCCGAGGTGATTGAGAAATCGGTGAGGGACTTAGAGCACTGGCATGGCAGGAAGACGGATGATCTGG GACGGTGGCACCAGaaaaatgcaatgaacatgaacttgcaGAAAGCACtggatgagaaagaaaagagcaaaaacaaGAACTCAAAGTAG